The Pseudomonas asiatica genome has a segment encoding these proteins:
- a CDS encoding Bax inhibitor-1/YccA family protein: MREQDYAVHHGQQVEQQEISKVLRNTYSLLALTLAFSGVMAFVAQQMRVGYPNVFVVLIGFYGLFFLTNKLRDSAWGLVSTFALTGFMGFILGPILNRYLGMAGGAEVVSSAFAMTALVFGGLSAYVLITRKDMSFLSGFITAGFFVLLGAVVASFFFQISGLQLAISAGFVLFSSVCILFQTSAIIHGGERNYIMATISLYVSIYNLFVSLLQLFGIMGRDD; this comes from the coding sequence ATGCGCGAACAGGATTACGCCGTACACCACGGCCAGCAGGTCGAGCAGCAGGAGATCAGCAAGGTCCTGCGCAACACGTACAGCCTGCTGGCGCTCACCCTCGCCTTCAGCGGTGTCATGGCCTTCGTGGCCCAGCAGATGCGCGTCGGCTACCCGAACGTGTTCGTGGTGCTGATCGGCTTCTACGGGCTGTTCTTCCTTACCAACAAACTGCGTGATTCGGCCTGGGGCCTGGTGTCCACCTTCGCCCTCACCGGCTTCATGGGCTTTATCCTGGGCCCTATCCTCAACCGCTACCTGGGCATGGCCGGTGGCGCCGAGGTGGTCAGCTCGGCATTTGCCATGACTGCCTTGGTGTTCGGTGGTCTGTCGGCTTATGTGCTGATTACCCGCAAGGACATGAGCTTCCTCAGCGGCTTCATCACTGCGGGCTTCTTTGTCCTGCTGGGTGCTGTAGTGGCCAGTTTCTTCTTCCAGATCAGCGGCCTGCAACTGGCGATCAGCGCTGGCTTCGTGCTGTTCTCGTCGGTCTGCATCCTGTTCCAGACCAGCGCGATCATTCACGGTGGCGAGCGTAACTACATCATGGCGACCATCAGCCTGTATGTGTCGATCTACAACCTGTTTGTCAGCCTGCTGCAGCTGTTTGGCATCATGGGTCGTGATGACTGA
- a CDS encoding nucleobase:cation symporter-2 family protein produces the protein MSSHEHSPGAAAPANELVLGLEDKPRLLIGLLAALQHLLAIIVPIVTPGLLICQALGVSARDTNLIVSMSLVISGIATFVQCKRFGPFGAGLLIVQGTSFNFVGPLIAGGALMVKQGTPVEGVMAAIFGVVIAGSFVEMGVSRILPFVKRLITPLVTGIVVLMIGLTLIKVGLISMGGGFGAMANGTFANGENLLLSGVVLAIIVILNRIPVVWMRSCAIVIALAVGYALAGYLGRLDFTGMHEAALFQVPTPLHFGLGFSWALFIPMLVIYLVTSLEAIGDVTATSKVSRQPVEGPVWMQRIKGGVLVNGANSLLAGLFNTFPSSIFAQNNGVIQLTGIASRHIGMWIAVMLVLLGLFPSVAGVIQAVPEPVLGGAAMVMFGAVAASGINILASTRLDRRALLIIAVSLALGLGVAQVPEFLAHMPAAIRNVLESGVATGGICALLLNWFLPESKEQA, from the coding sequence ATGAGCTCACACGAACACAGCCCAGGCGCGGCGGCGCCTGCCAATGAACTGGTGCTTGGTCTTGAGGACAAGCCACGGCTGTTGATCGGCCTGCTGGCAGCACTGCAGCACCTGCTGGCGATCATCGTCCCGATCGTCACCCCTGGCCTGCTGATTTGCCAGGCGCTGGGGGTTTCCGCACGTGATACCAACCTGATCGTCTCCATGTCGCTGGTCATCTCGGGTATCGCCACCTTCGTCCAGTGCAAGCGCTTCGGGCCGTTCGGTGCCGGGCTGCTGATCGTCCAGGGCACCAGCTTCAACTTCGTCGGCCCGCTGATTGCCGGCGGGGCGCTGATGGTCAAGCAAGGTACGCCGGTGGAAGGCGTGATGGCGGCCATCTTTGGCGTGGTAATCGCCGGCTCGTTCGTCGAGATGGGCGTGTCGCGCATCCTGCCCTTCGTCAAACGCCTGATTACCCCGCTGGTAACCGGCATCGTGGTGCTGATGATCGGCCTGACCCTGATCAAGGTCGGCCTGATCAGCATGGGTGGTGGCTTCGGCGCCATGGCCAATGGCACCTTCGCCAATGGCGAGAACCTGCTGCTGTCGGGCGTGGTGCTGGCGATCATCGTCATCCTCAACCGCATCCCGGTGGTGTGGATGCGCAGCTGCGCCATCGTTATCGCCCTGGCGGTCGGCTATGCGCTGGCCGGTTACCTGGGCCGCCTGGATTTCACCGGCATGCACGAAGCCGCGCTGTTCCAGGTGCCGACGCCGCTGCACTTCGGCCTGGGCTTCTCCTGGGCACTGTTCATCCCGATGCTGGTGATCTACCTGGTAACTTCGCTGGAAGCCATCGGTGACGTCACCGCCACCAGCAAGGTGTCGCGCCAGCCGGTCGAAGGGCCGGTGTGGATGCAGCGGATCAAGGGCGGTGTGCTGGTGAACGGGGCCAACTCGCTGCTGGCCGGCTTGTTCAACACCTTCCCGAGCTCAATCTTTGCCCAGAACAATGGCGTGATTCAGCTGACCGGGATCGCCAGCCGCCATATCGGTATGTGGATTGCCGTGATGCTGGTGCTGCTGGGGCTGTTCCCGAGCGTTGCCGGGGTGATCCAGGCGGTGCCGGAGCCGGTGCTGGGTGGTGCGGCCATGGTCATGTTCGGGGCGGTTGCGGCTTCGGGGATCAATATCCTGGCCAGCACTCGCCTGGACCGTCGTGCCCTGCTGATCATCGCTGTATCCCTGGCCCTGGGCCTGGGTGTGGCGCAGGTGCCGGAGTTCCTGGCGCACATGCCGGCGGCGATTCGCAATGTGCTGGAGTCGGGCGTGGCTACCGGGGGTATCTGTGCCCTGCTGTTGAACTGGTTCTTGCCGGAGAGCAAGGAACAGGCCTGA
- a CDS encoding phage portal protein, which produces MGNIDLAGAAPATAGELLANPNTRAEAFTFGDPVPVLDGREILDYLECYSNGRWYEPPVSLDGLARSSKASVYLQSGLIFKRNALARTFIPHRLLTRQAFEQIVMDLGWSGNLYLEKRDNMLGRAMGLRPCLAKYMRRGADLETYYQVRGWRDEHEFRAGSICHLRVADINQEVYGLPEWLPALQAALLNESATLFRRKYYQNGSHAGFILYMTDAAQNEDFVDDLRTAMKSSKGPGNFRNLFMYAPNGKKDGIQLIPISEVAAKDDFGAIKNISRDDQLAMLRIPPQLMGVVPQNAGGFGSVRDATEVWAMNELEPEQARLHQINEWMGEEIIRFKPYEIPISNGN; this is translated from the coding sequence ATGGGCAACATCGACCTGGCCGGCGCCGCGCCGGCGACTGCCGGCGAGCTGCTCGCCAACCCGAACACCCGGGCTGAGGCCTTCACCTTTGGCGATCCGGTACCGGTCCTGGACGGGCGCGAGATCCTGGATTACCTGGAGTGCTACAGCAACGGTCGGTGGTATGAGCCGCCAGTTTCGCTGGACGGACTGGCCCGATCGTCGAAGGCCAGCGTCTACCTGCAGTCTGGGCTGATCTTCAAGCGCAACGCCTTGGCGCGGACATTCATTCCCCACAGGCTGCTGACCCGCCAAGCGTTCGAGCAGATCGTCATGGATCTGGGGTGGTCGGGCAATCTTTACCTGGAAAAGCGCGACAACATGTTGGGCCGAGCGATGGGGCTTCGGCCTTGCCTGGCGAAGTACATGCGCCGCGGTGCGGATCTGGAGACGTATTACCAGGTGCGCGGTTGGCGTGATGAGCATGAGTTCAGGGCGGGCAGCATCTGCCACCTGCGAGTGGCTGATATCAACCAAGAGGTGTATGGCCTGCCGGAGTGGTTGCCAGCGCTGCAGGCCGCATTGCTCAATGAGTCGGCCACGTTGTTCCGCCGAAAGTACTACCAGAACGGGAGCCATGCGGGCTTCATTCTGTACATGACCGACGCAGCCCAGAATGAAGACTTCGTCGACGACCTGCGCACGGCGATGAAGAGCAGCAAGGGCCCGGGCAACTTCCGCAACCTGTTCATGTACGCGCCAAACGGCAAGAAGGACGGTATCCAACTCATACCGATCAGCGAAGTTGCAGCCAAGGATGACTTCGGCGCGATAAAGAATATCAGCCGCGACGACCAACTGGCCATGTTACGCATCCCACCGCAGTTAATGGGTGTGGTGCCTCAGAACGCAGGCGGCTTTGGCTCTGTCCGGGATGCCACTGAGGTATGGGCTATGAATGAATTGGAGCCGGAACAGGCTCGATTGCATCAGATCAATGAGTGGATGGGTGAAGAGATTATCCGCTTTAAGCCCTATGAGATTCCCATATCAAATGGTAATTGA
- the tusD gene encoding sulfurtransferase complex subunit TusD — MKFAIAVFSPAHAPSSRRALRYAEAVLAGGHEIARLFFYQDGVHSASANVVAPQDELDVAGQWRAFIAANQLDAVVCIAAALRRGVLDEAEANRYQRPAVNLPKPWELSGLGQLHEAAQVADRLVCFGGD, encoded by the coding sequence ATGAAATTCGCTATCGCGGTGTTCTCCCCGGCCCATGCGCCCTCCTCGCGGCGCGCCCTGCGCTACGCCGAGGCGGTGCTGGCCGGCGGGCATGAGATTGCCCGGCTGTTCTTCTACCAGGACGGGGTACACAGTGCCTCGGCCAACGTGGTCGCCCCCCAGGACGAGCTGGATGTTGCCGGCCAATGGCGCGCCTTCATTGCAGCCAACCAGCTGGACGCCGTGGTGTGCATCGCCGCCGCGCTGCGCCGTGGCGTGCTCGACGAGGCCGAGGCCAACCGCTACCAGCGCCCGGCCGTGAACCTGCCCAAGCCTTGGGAGCTGTCGGGGCTTGGCCAGCTACATGAGGCGG